TGGCAGCAGCAACGCTCACATTTCCAGGAGACTTACTCGATGGACAAGAATTCAACAACCGTCGAATGCAACGATTGTGAGGACCAGCAGACCGGAACAATCGCCGAGCAGATTGCCCACGCGATTTGCGAATTTCAGCATAAGAGTACGGGCCACACGCCGACGGCAGTGAGCGTGGTTCTGAGCGAAGACACGCTGGTCATCACGCTGCACGAAGCTTTGACGGCCGCGGAAAAGGAAATGGCCAAGAGTGCAGGTGGTGCGGTTCGGTTGCAGGAGTTTCACCGGCAACTCTTTGCGACTTCTTCCGAATCGCTTCGGCAGGAAATCAACCGTATCACCGGAAGGCAGGTTCGTGAAGCGGCGGCGGAAGTCGAGCCGACGTCCGGGTCCATTGTGCATGCCTTCACCACTGGCACCACGGTGCAGGTCTTCCTGCTGGCGCCAAACACTCCGGCGAAAGTTGATGCCGCTGCCTTAGCAGCTACCGGGGCGGACAAACTCTTGTCGTAGCGAAAGTTCAACATTCACACCTGAGTTGAAGCTGGCGCAGGCAGCGACCATTTTGGCCGAGCCAACAACCGAGTCGGCGAATGATAAAGGCGCGTCCGAGTGCGACTCTATTTCTCTGAGCACGAAAGGACCACGCCATGACAGTTCAGACTTTGAAGGAATTGGTGCATAAACAATGCTCGCCCTGCGAGGGAGACGTGGCGAAGGTCAAAAGGGCCGCAGCCGAAGCGCAGCTAGAAAAACTTCCGGGCTGGCGGATTACGCACGCCGGTGAGCGGATTCGCAAAGACTGGGTTGTGAAGAACTTCACTGCCGGGCTGGAGTACTTTGATCGAGTGGGCCGACTCGCCGAGAAAGAAGGTCATCATCCCGACCTGCACCTTGAAGGCTTCCGCAACGTGTGGATCGAGCTTTCGACGCATGCGATCGGAGGGTTGTCGGATAATGATTTCATCCTGGCTGCGAAGATCGACAAGCTACCGATCAAGCGGAAGACGAGCCAGTAGACGCCCGGGAACAATCCAAGGCTCGACGTATCCGGTTTTTCGCGTCGCGGTCATCGCGGCGGACGGTTTTGAAACGACTGACGGAGTCAGTGCAGACGCCCTTAAAGATGCCGGAGCCGCCGCGAGCCGGCAATCGGCTGGCATTTCCCACGCAGTGCATTATAATAACACTGGGATGGGGTTTTGACTCCGCTCTAATAAAGTTGATTCGTCGGATGACTACATAGAGGGCATCCCGGCCGTGCCGGGAGGCCAGTTAACGAGTAAACCGACGTGCTCGAATACCTCAGGATGTTCGGACACGTCGTTTTTTTTTTTGCGCTCGATTTTCTCAACAACCCCGAACAATAGGAGTCACCGTCATGGGTGGCAAGACAGACGTGGCAAAAGGCCGAATTAAGGAAGCCGCAGGCGTATTGACCGGCAGCGACAAGCTTCGCGCAGACGGCAAGACTGACCAGGCGGTCGGCAAGATCAAGCAAGTGGCCAAGAAGGCCGTCGATAAGGTGGGGCAAGCGGTGAAGAAAGTGCGCGACTGAAGCTTCGTCGCATTGTGACTGGGTAGCCGGTGCGCGGAGTGTCCGAAGCCGGCTTGGTTCAACTAAAGAAATGGAAAGAAAATGGACACTACTACGCTAATCATTTTGATCGTTGTGTTGTTTCTTCTGTTCGGCGGGGGTGGCGGCTATTACTGGAGCCGCCGCGGACGTGGATAGTTGCCGGCGCCATATATACGCCGCGCAATGGCCTTTCGTGCGGCTGGCCATTGCGCCGGCCAGCACCAAGACTCAATTTGGCGAGTGACCACGGCTGTTCGCAAGCATTTAAGTCAGAAGACGCGAGCGAGCCGGTCGGACGGAGTCGAGGATCGTATCGCCATGAGGCTGAAGCACCTTTGAAACGGATATCCCCTAGATTTCACATGGAGTTAGAGATGGTCGATGCTTTACACCCAGGCTGCAACAACCGAAGTTGAAACCGACCTTCGCCCGCAACAGACGATCTCTACGAGCGTGCGGTTGCTAAATCTCGCGGTGGTCATCCTGCCGTTTCTTGGTTTCGTGGCCGTCGTGGCTTCCCTGTGGGGCCGGGGCTTCCAGTGGGTCGATTGCGGCCTCTTGTTGGGTATGTATATGCTGACGGCCGTAGGAATCACCGTAGGCTACCACCGACTGTTTACCCACCGCGCCTTTGAAGCCAATCGCGTGGCCAAGTTTGGATTGGCCGTCCTCGGGTCGATGGCCGTGGAGGGCCCGCTGCTAAAATGGGTCGCCATACATCGACGTCACCACCAACA
This genomic window from Planctomycetia bacterium contains:
- a CDS encoding Na-translocating system protein MpsC family protein — protein: MEYLRVFRHVGFFYCWWQQQRSHFQETYSMDKNSTTVECNDCEDQQTGTIAEQIAHAICEFQHKSTGHTPTAVSVVLSEDTLVITLHEALTAAEKEMAKSAGGAVRLQEFHRQLFATSSESLRQEINRITGRQVREAAAEVEPTSGSIVHAFTTGTTVQVFLLAPNTPAKVDAAALAATGADKLLS
- a CDS encoding 4a-hydroxytetrahydrobiopterin dehydratase produces the protein MTVQTLKELVHKQCSPCEGDVAKVKRAAAEAQLEKLPGWRITHAGERIRKDWVVKNFTAGLEYFDRVGRLAEKEGHHPDLHLEGFRNVWIELSTHAIGGLSDNDFILAAKIDKLPIKRKTSQ
- a CDS encoding CsbD family protein, producing the protein MGGKTDVAKGRIKEAAGVLTGSDKLRADGKTDQAVGKIKQVAKKAVDKVGQAVKKVRD